One Acidiferrobacter thiooxydans DNA window includes the following coding sequences:
- a CDS encoding NAD-dependent epimerase: MHILITGAAGFIGSTLAHRLLARGDTVTGVDNLNDYYSVELKKARLARLEAQPGFRFRRLDIADRKAVAELFAADHYDAVMNLAAQAGVRHSLKDPHAYVDANIVGFVNLLEGARHGGVGHFVYASSSSVYGSNSRQPFSEHDGVAHPVSLYAASKRANELMAHSYAHLFRLPCTGLRFFTVYGPWGRPDMALFLFTKGILEGTPIKVFNHGRMVRDFTYIDDIVEGVVRVIDRPARPADGWSPAAPDPATSDAPFRLYNIGNNQPVELMHYIQVLEERLGRKARIEMLPMQPGDVPSTVANVDDLAADLGFKPATSVETGIDRFVEWYVGYYKDGHEASGSAASRAVGAG; this comes from the coding sequence ATGCATATTTTGATTACCGGGGCCGCCGGGTTCATCGGCTCGACGCTTGCCCACAGGTTGCTCGCGCGTGGGGATACCGTGACCGGCGTTGATAACCTGAACGATTACTACTCGGTGGAGCTCAAGAAGGCGCGGCTTGCGCGTCTTGAGGCCCAGCCGGGGTTTCGCTTTCGCCGTCTGGATATCGCCGACCGCAAGGCCGTGGCCGAACTGTTTGCGGCCGACCATTACGATGCCGTCATGAATCTCGCGGCGCAGGCCGGCGTGCGCCATTCCCTGAAGGATCCGCATGCCTATGTCGACGCCAATATCGTGGGGTTCGTGAATCTCCTCGAGGGTGCCCGCCATGGCGGGGTCGGGCACTTCGTGTACGCCTCCTCGAGTTCCGTGTATGGGTCAAACAGCCGGCAGCCGTTTTCCGAACACGATGGCGTCGCTCACCCGGTGTCCTTGTACGCGGCCAGCAAGCGTGCCAACGAGCTCATGGCGCACAGCTATGCCCACCTGTTTCGCCTGCCGTGTACGGGTCTGCGGTTCTTCACGGTCTATGGGCCGTGGGGACGTCCGGACATGGCCTTGTTTTTGTTCACCAAGGGGATCTTGGAAGGCACCCCCATCAAGGTCTTCAACCATGGGCGCATGGTGCGCGACTTCACCTACATCGACGACATCGTGGAAGGGGTGGTGCGCGTGATCGACCGCCCGGCGCGACCGGCCGATGGCTGGTCGCCGGCGGCGCCGGATCCGGCCACCAGCGATGCCCCGTTTCGTCTCTATAATATCGGGAACAACCAACCGGTCGAGCTCATGCATTATATCCAGGTACTCGAGGAGCGGCTCGGCCGCAAGGCCCGGATTGAGATGTTGCCCATGCAGCCGGGGGATGTCCCCTCGACGGTAGCCAATGTCGACGATCTGGCCGCCGATCTCGGCTTCAAGCCCGCGACCTCCGTGGAGACTGGTATCGACCGGTTCGTAGAGTGGTATGTCGGCTATTACAAGGACGGGCACGAGGCCAGCGGGTCCGCCGCCAGCCGCGCCGTAGGTGCGGGTTAG
- the trxA gene encoding thioredoxin: MATSPYITDVTESSFDHAVLARSREAPVLVDFWAAWCGPCRSLMPILAKLAEEYQGRFFLAKVNSDEQQGLAARYGVRSLPTVKLFKQGAEVAQFVGAQPERMIRELLDAHIDRPSDALLRAALDQEATGDRAGALARLQAAHETDPGNDRLTAHLGRLLCEQGRVAEGEAVLKGLSARALGDAEISAVMARLEFVRMAADAPPLADLERTVSAHPEDLRARLALGARYLLAGRHEEALEQWLTIVRTDRRFGDDAGRRALLAAFTLLGGKGDLVRRYRGLLAATIT, translated from the coding sequence ATGGCCACGTCGCCTTACATCACCGATGTCACTGAGAGCAGCTTCGATCATGCCGTCCTCGCCCGCTCGCGCGAGGCGCCTGTCCTGGTCGACTTCTGGGCGGCATGGTGCGGGCCCTGCCGATCCCTCATGCCGATCCTCGCCAAACTGGCTGAAGAGTACCAGGGCCGGTTTTTTCTTGCCAAGGTCAATAGCGATGAACAGCAAGGCCTGGCGGCCCGCTATGGTGTGCGCAGCCTGCCGACCGTGAAACTCTTCAAGCAGGGCGCAGAGGTCGCCCAATTCGTGGGGGCACAGCCGGAACGGATGATTCGCGAGTTGCTCGATGCCCACATCGACAGGCCTTCGGATGCCCTGTTAAGGGCGGCCCTCGACCAGGAAGCGACGGGCGATCGCGCCGGCGCCCTTGCTCGGCTCCAGGCCGCGCATGAGACGGATCCGGGAAACGACCGGCTGACCGCCCATCTCGGGCGGCTGCTATGCGAGCAGGGCCGGGTCGCCGAAGGCGAAGCGGTGCTAAAGGGCCTGTCCGCGCGCGCCCTGGGAGACGCCGAGATCAGCGCGGTGATGGCACGGCTCGAGTTCGTGCGCATGGCCGCCGACGCCCCACCCCTGGCCGATCTCGAGCGGACCGTCAGCGCGCACCCCGAGGACTTGCGGGCACGGCTGGCCCTCGGGGCGCGTTACCTCCTCGCCGGTCGCCACGAGGAGGCCCTGGAACAGTGGCTTACGATTGTGCGAACCGATCGGCGCTTTGGCGACGATGCCGGCCGCCGGGCGCTGCTCGCAGCCTTCACGCTGCTCGGCGGCAAGGGCGATCTCGTGCGCCGCTATCGCGGCCTGCTCGCCGCCACCATTACCTAA
- the pcnB gene encoding polynucleotide adenylyltransferase PcnB, with translation MTDISKAPGIVDATSYGLIPGRISAQARQVIERLKDAGYTAYLVGGCVRDLILGEEPKDFDVVTQARPEEIRQVFRNARLIGRRFRLAHVHFGREIIEVATYRAAPSADSEDDNGNVFGTLEEDAFRRDFTVNALYYDPDEGLITDYVNGLHDLAHARLRVIGDPEARFREDPVRMLRAVRFAAKLRLQLTEDGRRLLPVLGPLLQGVAPARLFEEVLKLFHTGNAAATYETLCEYRLFEVLFPGVAAILGPHADRDSLLGRALANSDQRLSEGKPVTPAFLFAALLWEGVREEAMHSIAEGAVPVEAWARAAEHVLREQLRVITIPKRFSVPMREIWGLQSRFERRAGRHAFRFLESKRFRAAYDFLGLRVASGEAPAALFDWWTHFQEAAADEREAMVGALSAQGEKRPRKRRRRRAAGG, from the coding sequence TTGACAGACATCAGTAAGGCGCCGGGGATCGTGGATGCCACATCCTACGGCTTGATACCGGGGAGGATCAGTGCGCAGGCCCGTCAGGTCATAGAGCGGCTGAAGGACGCGGGCTATACCGCTTATCTGGTCGGGGGGTGCGTGCGCGACCTCATCCTGGGCGAGGAGCCCAAGGATTTCGACGTCGTGACCCAGGCGCGGCCCGAGGAGATTCGTCAGGTGTTCCGCAACGCGCGCCTGATCGGCCGGCGCTTCCGGTTGGCGCATGTCCATTTCGGACGCGAGATCATCGAGGTCGCCACTTATCGCGCCGCGCCTTCTGCCGACTCCGAGGACGACAACGGCAATGTCTTCGGCACCTTGGAGGAGGACGCCTTCCGCCGCGACTTCACGGTCAACGCCCTCTATTACGATCCCGACGAGGGCCTCATCACCGATTACGTCAACGGTCTTCATGACCTCGCGCACGCCAGGCTGCGGGTCATAGGCGATCCGGAGGCGCGGTTTCGGGAGGATCCGGTGCGCATGTTGCGCGCCGTGCGGTTCGCCGCCAAATTGCGTCTCCAGTTGACTGAGGACGGGCGCCGGTTGCTGCCGGTTCTGGGGCCGCTTTTACAGGGTGTCGCGCCGGCGCGGCTCTTCGAGGAAGTGCTGAAGCTCTTTCATACCGGCAATGCTGCCGCGACTTACGAGACGCTGTGCGAGTACCGGCTGTTCGAGGTGTTGTTCCCGGGGGTGGCGGCGATCTTGGGTCCGCATGCCGATCGCGACTCATTGCTCGGGCGAGCGCTCGCCAATAGCGATCAGCGCCTGTCCGAGGGCAAACCCGTGACCCCGGCCTTCCTGTTTGCCGCGCTGCTTTGGGAGGGTGTGCGCGAAGAGGCCATGCACAGCATTGCCGAGGGTGCGGTTCCGGTCGAGGCGTGGGCACGGGCCGCCGAGCATGTGCTGCGCGAACAGTTGCGGGTCATCACGATCCCCAAGCGTTTCAGCGTGCCGATGCGCGAGATATGGGGTTTGCAATCGCGCTTCGAGCGGCGCGCCGGGCGCCATGCCTTCCGCTTTCTGGAGAGCAAGAGATTCCGGGCGGCCTATGATTTTCTCGGGCTGCGTGTCGCCTCCGGCGAGGCGCCGGCGGCGTTGTTCGACTGGTGGACGCACTTCCAGGAGGCCGCCGCCGACGAGCGCGAGGCCATGGTGGGGGCCTTGAGCGCGCAGGGCGAGAAGCGTCCGCGCAAGCGGCGTAGACGGCGTGCCGCCGGCGGTTGA
- the folK gene encoding 2-amino-4-hydroxy-6-hydroxymethyldihydropteridine diphosphokinase — protein sequence MPPAVDAIVGLGGNLGETAAILGRARHALSGLPQTTLVAASSLYRTAPIGGQRQPDYLNAVCRLQTALTPEGLADALFAIERRLGRVRTGVRNEPRAIDIDLLYYEGVIREDPTLRLPHPRLQERAFVLYPWREIMPDFRIPGLGALADLGQAVCDQRVERLDRQW from the coding sequence GTGCCGCCGGCGGTTGACGCCATTGTGGGGTTGGGCGGCAATCTCGGGGAGACCGCCGCCATCCTGGGCCGCGCGCGTCACGCCCTGTCCGGCCTTCCCCAGACCACCCTGGTGGCGGCCTCCTCCCTCTATCGGACGGCCCCCATCGGTGGGCAGCGACAGCCGGATTACCTGAATGCCGTGTGTCGGCTGCAGACGGCGCTGACCCCGGAGGGGTTGGCGGATGCGCTTTTTGCCATTGAGAGACGGCTCGGGCGGGTGCGCACCGGCGTGCGCAACGAGCCGCGCGCTATCGACATTGACCTCTTATACTATGAGGGCGTGATCCGGGAGGACCCGACCTTGCGTCTGCCCCACCCGCGCCTGCAGGAGCGCGCCTTTGTGCTGTATCCTTGGAGGGAGATCATGCCGGATTTCCGAATCCCGGGGCTTGGCGCGCTGGCGGACCTCGGCCAGGCGGTATGCGATCAGCGGGTGGAGCGACTGGATAGACAGTGGTGA
- a CDS encoding deoxynucleoside kinase, translating to MKGQAALPISLSAGSFLVIEGPIGVGKTSLARRLSLRLGLEGLFEEPEENPFLTRFYEDRRAYALATQLFFLFQRRRLLEDLAQGDFLRAGVVADFLWAKDRVFARITLDDDEWRLYEQITSTMPKPVQTPDLVVFLQAPVDVLIDRIRRRGRGYEHVDRDYLAALAEGYTEFFHRYQDSPLLMVNAAEANFVESDEDLASLIESIRSIHSGRHFFNPLASRTGS from the coding sequence GTGAAGGGACAGGCAGCGCTGCCAATATCATTGTCTGCGGGATCGTTTCTGGTCATTGAGGGACCAATCGGGGTCGGCAAGACGAGTCTCGCCCGGCGCCTGTCATTAAGACTTGGTCTTGAAGGTCTGTTCGAGGAGCCGGAGGAAAACCCGTTTCTCACCCGCTTTTATGAGGATCGCCGGGCCTATGCGCTGGCCACGCAGCTCTTTTTCCTGTTCCAGCGCCGCCGCCTGCTGGAAGACCTCGCCCAGGGGGATTTTCTGCGCGCCGGGGTCGTGGCGGATTTTTTATGGGCCAAGGACCGCGTATTTGCCCGCATCACGCTCGACGATGACGAATGGCGGCTCTATGAGCAGATCACCTCGACCATGCCCAAACCTGTCCAGACGCCCGATCTCGTGGTATTCCTGCAGGCCCCCGTGGATGTGCTGATCGATCGCATCCGCCGTCGGGGTCGCGGCTATGAGCATGTGGACCGTGACTACCTGGCGGCGCTCGCCGAGGGGTATACGGAGTTCTTTCATCGCTATCAGGACTCGCCGCTGCTCATGGTCAACGCCGCCGAGGCCAATTTTGTCGAGAGCGACGAGGATCTGGCCTCGCTCATCGAGTCGATTCGCAGCATCCATAGCGGGCGGCACTTCTTCAATCCTTTGGCGTCGAGGACCGGATCATGA